A stretch of Lathyrus oleraceus cultivar Zhongwan6 chromosome 6, CAAS_Psat_ZW6_1.0, whole genome shotgun sequence DNA encodes these proteins:
- the LOC127092688 gene encoding calmodulin calcium-dependent NAD kinase — protein MQKEYNGKPSVTQILVASSIGLMIAAAMHYRLKKFRDRKIIPRLRLSKSGQTPKLERFSHYVARQMGFRDKRNCPNLCKLASEYIRKSDGCEDDIYAFFENEQNADSLFVKLVEEFERCILSYFAFHWSLGDLLISQVLSSDTEPKKKFKHIVMAATRDQRVERVTKNLKVARVFNTLVEEMRAMGLVSNDDNRCTEVMAPVAHSDRSPVLLFMGGGMGAGKSTVLKDILKEPFWVGAANNAVIIEADAFKESDVIYRALSSRGHHDMIRMAELVHQSSTDAASSLLVTALNEGRDVIMDGTFSWVPFVVQTITMARNVHRRRYRMGAGYKVNGDGTTTESYWERIENEEPEQIGGKKRKPYRIELVGVVCDAYLAVIRGIRRAIMCRRAVRVKSQLKSHKRFADAFMTYCQLVDNARLYSTNALEGPPKLIGWKDRDKTLLVDPDEIDCLKRVARLNEDADSIYELYKHPNPTCEAGSIWKDIVLSPSRLNIQQELKYSIQKVERFSCQNAPLTLEQ, from the exons ATGCAGAAAG AGTATAATGGCAAGCCTAGTGTCACACAGATCTTGGTGGCCTCTTCCATTGGGTTGATGATTGCTGCAGCAATGCATTATCGCCTAAAAAAGTTTCGAGATCGAAAGATCATTCCGCGTTTGAGATTATCAAAGTCGGGCCAAACTCCCAAACTTGAGAGATTCTCTCATTACGTAG CTAGACAAATGGGGTTCAGAGATAAAAGGAACTGTCCTAATTTATGTAAATTGGCTTCTGAATACATAAGAAAATCTGATGGATGTGAAGATGATATCTATGCTTTCTTTGAAAATGAACAAAATGCTGATTCACTTTTTGTTAAGCTTGTGGAGGAGTTTGAGAGATGTATTCTTAGTTACTTTGCATTCCATTGGAGCCTTGGTGATTTATTGATAAGTCAG GTCTTGAGCTCTGACACTGAGCCAAAAAAGAAGTTCAAACACATAGTTATGGCAGCAACTAG GGATCAAAGGGTTGAAAGGGTAACAAAGAATTTGAAGGTGGCTAGAGTTTTCAATACATTAGTAGAAGAGATGAGAGCAATGGGACTTGTATCGAATGATGACAACCGATGCACAGAGGTTATGGCTCCGGTGGCTCACAGTGATAGGAGTCCTGTCCTCCTTTTCATGGGTGGTGGTATGGGAGCAGGGAAGAGCACCGTCCTTAAAGACATTCTCAAAGA GCCTTTTTGGGTAGGAGCAGCTAACAATGCTGTTATCATTGAGGCAGATGCATTCAAAGAATCAGATGTTATCTATAGAGCCCTTAGCTCAAGAGGTCATCATGACATGATTCGAATGGCTGAATTG GTACACCAATCGTCAACAGATGCGGCCTCATCGCTCCTGGTAACAGCATTGAATGAAGGGAGAGACGTGATTATGGATGGAACATTCTCTTGGGTACCATTTGTTGTGCAAACAATAACAATGGCTAGGAATGTTCACCGACGTCGTTACCGAATGGGAGCTGGTTACAAAGTGAATGGTGATGGAACAACAACAGAGAGTTATTGGGAAAGAATTGAAAATGAAGAACCTGAACAAATTGGCGGCAAAAAGAGGAAACCATATAGAATAGAGCTTGTTGGAGTAGTATGTGATGCTTACCTTGCTGTTATTAGAGGCATAAG GAGAGCTATCATGTGTAGAAGAGCAGTAAGAGTGAAGTCACAACTGAAATCACACAAGAGATTTGCAGATGCATTTATGACTTATTGCCAACTAGTAGATAATGCAAGGCTATACAGCACAAATGCTTTAGAAGGCCCACCCAAA TTGATAGGATGGAAAGATAGAGACAAGACATTGCTAGTTGATCCAGATGAAATTGATTGTTTAAAGAGAGTTGCTAGGTTGAATGAAGATGCTGATTCTATATATGAACTTTACAAGCACCCTAACCCAACATGTGAAGCAGGATCTATATGGAAAGACATTGTGTTATCTCCTTCAAGGTTGAACATCCAACAGGAGCTCAAGTATTCAATTCAAAAGGTTGAGAGATTTTCATGCCAGAATGCTCCCTTGACATTGGAGCAGTGA
- the LOC127094092 gene encoding uncharacterized protein LOC127094092: HDDSVGQWCVAAGSIHHRKYTNSSLCCSEKSAVSHSITWLHPVAAKQVHIHGTLASFAVSGTPADCTSLVISKALFPIIPDLVVSGINKGSNCGYHIVYSGTVAGAREAFFNDIPSISISYDWVEGKSNPHDFALAAGVCIPIISALLVEIKNQSYPGRCFLNIDVPNNVANHKVYCN, translated from the exons CATGATGACAGTGTAGGTCAGTGGTGTGTTGCTGCAGGATCAATTCATCATCGCAAATATACTAATTCTTCTCTTTGTTGCAGCGAGAAATCAGCTGTTAGTCACAGCATCACATGGCTTCATCCTGTAGCTGCAAAACAAGTTCACATTCATGGAACCCTCGCTTCCTTCGCCGTTTCTG GAACTCCCGCTGATTGCACTTCTCTCGTAATTTCCAAAGCGCTCTTTCCTATAATTCCCGATCTG GTAGTCAGTGGCATTAATAAGGGTAGCAACTGCGGCTATCATAT TGTTTATTCAGGCACTGTAGCTGGAGCTCGAGAGGCCTTCTTCAATGATATCCCTTCTATCTCTATTTCATATGATTG GGTTGAAGGAAAGAGTAATCCACATGACTTTGCCCTAGCTGCAGGAGTTTGCATTCCAATCATAAGCGCTCTACTGGTTGAGATAAAGAATCAAAGTTACCCTGGAAGATGTTTTTTGAATATAGACGTGCCAAACAATGTTGCGAACCATAAGGTATATTGCAATTAG